In Lonchura striata isolate bLonStr1 chromosome 2, bLonStr1.mat, whole genome shotgun sequence, a single genomic region encodes these proteins:
- the RPS3 gene encoding small ribosomal subunit protein uS3, whose protein sequence is MAVQISKKRKFVADGIFKAELNEFLTRELAEDGYSGVEVRVTPTRTEIIILATRTQNVLGEKGRRIRELTAVVQKRFGFPEGSVELYAEKVATRGLCAIAQAESLRYKLLGGLAVRRACYGVLRFIMESGAKGCEVVVSGKLRGQRAKSMKFVDGLMIHSGDPVNYYVDTAVRHVLLRQGVLGIKVKIMLPWDPSGKIGPKKPLPDHVSIVEPKEEILPTTPISEQKGGKPEQPAMPQPVPTA, encoded by the exons ATGGCGGTGCAGATCTCCAAGAAGCGCAAG TTTGTCGCTGATGGCATCTTCAAAGCGGAGCTGAACGAGTTCCTGACTCGGGAGCTGGCTGAGGATGGATACTCCGGAGTGGAGGTCCGGGTCACTCCAACCAGGACTGAGATTATCATCCTTGCTACCAG AACTCAGAATGTCCTGGGAGAGAAGGGACGCCGGATCCGGGAGCTGACAGCTGTGGTGCAGAAGAGGTTTGGATTCCCCGAGGGAAGCGTGGAG ctctaCGCTGAGAAGGTGGCCACAAGAGGTCTGTGTGCTATCGCCCAGGCCGAGTCCCTGCGCTACAAGCTCCTGGGAGGGCTGGCTGTGCGCAG agcctgctACGGTGTCCTCCGCTTCATCATGGAGAGCGGGGCCAAGGGCTGTGAGGTCGTTGTGTCCGGCAAACTCCGAGGTCAGCGGGCCAAATCCATGAAGTTTGTGGATGGCTTGATGATCCACAGTGGGGACCCAGTGAATTACTACGTGGACACAGCCGTGCGTCACGTCCTACTCCGGCAGG GAGTACTGGGAATCAAAGTAAAGATTATGTTGCCTTGGGACCCCAGTGGAAAGATTGGCCCCAAAAAGCCTCTGCCAGACCATGTCAGCATCGTGGAACCCAAAGAAGAGATTTTGCCCACCACCCCCATTTCAGAGCAGAAAGGTGGCAAACCAGAACAGCCAGCCATGCCTCAGCCAGTGCCCACTGCCTGA